A genomic region of Devosia ginsengisoli contains the following coding sequences:
- a CDS encoding outer membrane protein, with amino-acid sequence MNKNFVAAVGVLSVLACGAASAQDAVPSGSVVYDAAAFDALPWYVSGKVGIALPGTIDTTSVTGFGVGPSGKSSFDAGFAGAVAVGKHISPQVRAELELGIAINAGRSFEGTYPWGAPSSGSLDGNVTTTTAMALGYYDFTQFGNFVPYLSAGLGAAHVSSNLTYTDTVGFSSGTITGSSMVPAARIGAGFQYKIADSMDLTVDYTALFGGQAAFTHNDAFGGSTTVNSSVMAHALAVGVKGSF; translated from the coding sequence GTGAATAAAAACTTTGTTGCAGCGGTAGGCGTATTGTCGGTTTTGGCGTGCGGCGCCGCGTCGGCACAGGACGCTGTGCCGTCCGGGTCCGTCGTCTACGACGCGGCCGCATTCGACGCGCTGCCGTGGTATGTTTCGGGCAAGGTCGGCATCGCGCTGCCGGGCACCATCGACACGACCTCGGTCACCGGTTTTGGTGTCGGCCCATCGGGTAAATCGAGCTTCGATGCCGGCTTTGCCGGGGCCGTTGCGGTCGGCAAGCATATTAGCCCCCAGGTGCGGGCCGAGCTGGAACTGGGCATCGCGATCAATGCCGGTCGCTCTTTCGAAGGTACCTATCCCTGGGGAGCCCCCTCGAGCGGCTCTCTCGATGGCAATGTAACGACCACCACCGCTATGGCGCTGGGCTATTACGATTTCACGCAATTCGGCAACTTCGTTCCATACCTTTCGGCAGGTCTGGGTGCCGCTCATGTCAGTTCCAACCTGACCTATACCGACACCGTGGGCTTTTCGAGCGGTACCATTACCGGCAGCAGCATGGTGCCGGCAGCGCGCATCGGCGCTGGTTTCCAGTACAAGATCGCCGATTCGATGGATCTGACTGTCGACTACACGGCGCTTTTCGGCGGCCAGGCCGCATTCACCCACAATGATGCCTTCGGTGGCTCTACCACCGTCAACTCCAGCGTTATGGCCCATGCACTGGCCGTGGGCGTAAAGGGCAGCTTCTAG
- a CDS encoding peptidogalycan biosysnthesis protein yields MQVTVHDTIDDIGAVEWDRVFGPERLFQSHAWLRSSEGGALGDCTPKYIVIRDDAADIVVAVAAYIIPTSLVMFSAGPIKWVAERIQRLVPWFLRPRILECGSPLGPGNGIGIRPGAAIAALAPVICEALERLAASERVHLIVLRDFLEPELEASAAFELAGYARGESLPTMSLDIKWASYADYLASMTSRHRQKVRRGLALAEKSGLHARWTGRIGDRGERLARQRENVRQFATEYSREQLAPSFFAQLDHALGQRVRVLDVLKGETSVGHALVVDDGSILRWLSFGRETGGVRDGAYFLVLASIVELAISEGKSVLDMGMTTHGPKTDFGAIMHLQWMLLRFRGPLGKLLPLALNYLNPARGTATRHAFRDDGP; encoded by the coding sequence ATGCAGGTAACGGTTCACGATACGATCGACGACATCGGGGCCGTAGAATGGGACCGGGTATTCGGCCCGGAACGGCTGTTCCAGAGCCATGCCTGGCTGCGCTCGTCGGAAGGTGGCGCCCTCGGCGATTGCACGCCGAAATATATTGTCATCCGCGACGATGCGGCGGACATTGTCGTGGCAGTTGCCGCCTATATCATCCCCACATCGCTGGTCATGTTTTCGGCAGGTCCCATCAAGTGGGTGGCCGAACGCATCCAGCGGCTGGTCCCCTGGTTCCTGCGGCCGCGCATTCTCGAATGCGGCAGTCCACTTGGTCCGGGCAATGGCATTGGTATTCGGCCGGGTGCCGCGATTGCGGCGCTGGCGCCTGTCATCTGCGAGGCGCTGGAACGCCTGGCAGCCAGCGAACGCGTGCATCTCATCGTGCTGCGTGACTTTCTCGAGCCGGAGCTTGAGGCGAGCGCCGCGTTCGAACTGGCGGGCTATGCCAGGGGAGAAAGCCTCCCCACTATGTCACTCGATATCAAATGGGCGTCCTATGCCGACTATCTAGCGTCAATGACGAGCCGGCATCGCCAGAAGGTGCGGCGCGGACTGGCCTTGGCCGAAAAATCGGGGCTGCATGCACGCTGGACTGGCCGTATCGGCGACCGGGGCGAGCGATTGGCGCGGCAACGCGAGAATGTCCGTCAATTCGCCACCGAATATAGCCGCGAACAATTGGCGCCCAGCTTCTTTGCCCAACTCGACCATGCGTTGGGTCAGCGGGTGCGTGTGCTCGACGTGCTGAAGGGCGAGACCAGTGTGGGGCATGCGCTGGTGGTCGATGACGGCAGCATCCTGCGCTGGCTATCCTTTGGCCGCGAGACGGGCGGTGTCCGGGACGGCGCCTATTTTCTTGTGCTCGCCAGCATTGTCGAATTGGCGATCAGTGAAGGCAAATCCGTGCTCGACATGGGAATGACGACGCACGGCCCCAAGACCGACTTCGGCGCGATAATGCATCTGCAATGGATGCTGCTGCGGTTCCGCGGCCCGCTCGGCAAGTTGTTGCCGCTGGCCCTGAACTACCTGAACCCGGCACGGGGGACGGCCACGCGCCACGCGTTCAGGGATGACGGGCCGTGA
- a CDS encoding GNAT family N-acetyltransferase, producing MAGFMAGGTGPASTADIPEIAGLLARAFDDDPELRAFVDGQERQKRLRSYLQAEACLTLDTGGVIDLYRDTDGQAVGAAVWEAPSARGMLLQTVRYGPAMLAAVGLRGLLNWLTYRSDFKRFQPARPHWHLVRLATDASARGQGIATALLRDRLDMIDQAGGIVHLEASGPSSARLYERFGFAAVGEFTLPPDTVIVAMTRPAHQHAITARHP from the coding sequence ATGGCGGGATTTATGGCTGGAGGTACGGGCCCTGCCTCCACGGCAGATATTCCGGAAATCGCCGGTTTGCTGGCGCGGGCTTTCGATGATGATCCCGAGCTGCGGGCCTTCGTGGATGGCCAAGAGCGGCAGAAGCGGCTGCGCTCATATCTCCAAGCCGAGGCTTGCCTGACCCTGGACACGGGTGGGGTGATCGATCTCTACCGAGACACCGACGGCCAAGCCGTGGGAGCTGCCGTGTGGGAAGCGCCGAGCGCCCGAGGGATGCTGTTGCAAACCGTGCGATATGGGCCTGCCATGCTGGCGGCGGTTGGCTTGCGGGGCCTGCTCAACTGGCTCACCTACCGTTCCGACTTCAAGCGCTTCCAGCCCGCTCGACCGCATTGGCATCTGGTGCGCCTAGCGACGGATGCCAGTGCACGCGGACAGGGTATCGCCACTGCGCTGCTTAGAGACCGCCTCGACATGATCGACCAAGCGGGGGGAATTGTTCACCTCGAGGCATCGGGCCCTTCCAGCGCCAGGCTTTATGAACGTTTCGGCTTTGCGGCCGTTGGCGAATTCACGCTACCGCCCGACACAGTGATTGTCGCCATGACCCGGCCCGCGCACCAGCACGCCATCACGGCCCGTCATCCCTGA
- a CDS encoding DeoR/GlpR family DNA-binding transcription regulator, which produces MLGFPIGRTTSSRASARGAQQIDLLAQDYGLTPQSIRRDINALCALGLARRLHGGVDLPVMAQNTPINARASLHSRAKRLIGAHVARDIPNGSTVFMGIGTTVRFVAEALRGHAGLTVVTNNVEVALILGDVEGIELHLTGGVWRTNDRDLVGSDTIGYFEKFHATHAVVGAGGLHPTSGVLDFSYEEAQITNAILLNSRNRYLVADASKWLGTAAVRVAPFSKFTCLATDLLPLDQENKESLTQSGIHVMLCGPQNR; this is translated from the coding sequence ATCCTCGGCTTTCCGATCGGCAGAACGACATCCTCGCGCGCATCGGCGCGCGGCGCGCAGCAGATCGACCTGCTGGCGCAGGATTACGGCCTGACCCCGCAGAGCATCCGCCGGGATATCAACGCACTCTGTGCCTTGGGCCTGGCACGGCGGCTGCATGGCGGCGTCGACCTGCCGGTCATGGCGCAGAACACGCCGATCAACGCCCGGGCGAGCCTGCACAGCCGCGCCAAACGCCTCATCGGCGCCCATGTCGCGCGGGACATTCCCAATGGTTCGACGGTGTTCATGGGGATAGGGACGACGGTGCGTTTCGTCGCCGAGGCGCTCCGCGGGCATGCGGGGCTCACCGTGGTCACCAATAATGTCGAGGTTGCCCTGATCCTTGGCGATGTCGAGGGCATCGAACTCCACCTTACCGGCGGCGTCTGGCGGACGAATGACCGCGACCTCGTGGGCTCCGACACGATCGGCTATTTCGAGAAGTTCCATGCCACCCATGCCGTGGTCGGTGCCGGCGGACTGCATCCGACGAGCGGCGTACTCGATTTCAGCTATGAAGAAGCCCAGATCACCAATGCGATCCTGCTTAATTCGCGCAATCGATACCTGGTGGCGGATGCCAGCAAATGGCTGGGAACGGCCGCGGTGCGCGTGGCGCCATTCTCAAAATTCACCTGTTTAGCCACCGACCTGCTGCCGCTGGATCAGGAGAACAAGGAAAGCCTGACCCAAAGCGGCATACACGTCATGCTCTGCGGACCACAGAACCGCTAG
- a CDS encoding sn-glycerol-3-phosphate import ATP-binding protein UgpC translates to MASIDISGVKKVYGGAVTAIHSLDLAIPDGELVVLVGPSGCGKSTLLRMIAGLEAITEGTISIDGTVVNTKEPAERDIAMVFQNYALYPHMTVRGNLEYGLKNRGTPRDEIDRRVTEAARILEIEPFLDRRPRQLSGGQRQRVAMGRAIVRQPKAFLFDEPLSNLDAKLRGQMRIEIKRLQRNLATTSVYVTHDQLEAMTLADRLVVMNGGRIEQVGAPLALYERPETLFVAGFIGSPPMNLIDIDDLRDKGALALPDGSDLVGIRPDTIQLSPPEGQHLVLEATVELYEPIGGESHLHMRLDGSGQLIVAAVPARTAVTEGSRATLYVSMTDLHPFNKETGQRTD, encoded by the coding sequence ATGGCAAGTATCGACATATCGGGCGTCAAGAAAGTCTATGGCGGCGCCGTCACCGCCATCCACAGCCTGGACCTGGCCATTCCCGATGGCGAACTGGTCGTGCTGGTGGGACCCTCGGGCTGTGGCAAGTCCACCCTGCTGCGCATGATTGCCGGCCTCGAAGCGATCACCGAAGGCACGATTTCCATCGACGGCACCGTGGTCAACACCAAGGAACCGGCCGAGCGCGACATCGCCATGGTGTTCCAGAACTACGCGCTCTATCCGCATATGACAGTGCGCGGAAACCTCGAATACGGCCTTAAGAATCGTGGCACGCCGCGCGACGAGATCGACCGACGGGTCACCGAGGCCGCTCGCATTCTGGAGATCGAGCCCTTCCTCGATCGCCGTCCGCGCCAGCTTTCGGGCGGGCAGCGCCAGCGCGTTGCCATGGGCCGCGCTATCGTGCGCCAGCCCAAGGCCTTCCTGTTCGATGAACCCCTCTCCAATCTCGATGCCAAGCTGCGCGGGCAGATGCGTATAGAAATCAAGCGCCTGCAGCGCAACCTGGCCACGACAAGCGTCTATGTGACCCACGACCAGCTCGAAGCCATGACCCTGGCCGACCGACTGGTGGTGATGAATGGCGGCCGCATCGAGCAGGTGGGCGCACCGCTGGCTCTCTATGAACGCCCCGAGACGCTGTTCGTCGCCGGCTTCATCGGTTCGCCGCCGATGAACCTGATCGATATCGATGATCTGCGTGACAAAGGCGCGCTTGCGCTTCCTGACGGCTCCGATCTCGTCGGCATCCGGCCCGATACCATCCAGTTGTCGCCCCCTGAAGGGCAGCATCTGGTGCTCGAAGCCACCGTCGAGCTCTACGAACCGATCGGCGGTGAGAGCCACCTGCATATGCGGCTGGATGGCAGCGGCCAATTGATCGTGGCGGCCGTACCGGCACGCACCGCGGTCACCGAGGGAAGCCGGGCAACGCTCTATGTGAGCATGACGGACCTCCATCCATTCAACAAGGAAACAGGACAGCGGACGGACTGA
- the ugpE gene encoding sn-glycerol-3-phosphate ABC transporter permease UgpE, which translates to MIENRPFLAFLTHLVLIIGVVIVVFPVYLAFVASTHGSGDFMRGLVPLLPGPHLVENYSFMLNEGISTAGAPPLSIMLLNSLVMAISIAVGKIAISILSAYAIVFFKFPFRLLAFWIIFITLMLPVEVRIIPTFKVVADLGMLNSYPGLIIPLIASATATFLFRQFFLTVPDELMEAARVDGAGPMKFFRDILLPLSRTNIAALFVILFIYGWVQYLWPLLVTTDSRYYTVVMGIKRLAATADSEPQWNFVMAAVILAMLPPVLVVILMQRLFVKGLVETEK; encoded by the coding sequence ATGATTGAAAACAGACCTTTCCTGGCCTTCCTGACCCATCTGGTGCTGATCATCGGCGTCGTCATCGTGGTGTTTCCGGTCTATCTGGCCTTCGTCGCCTCCACCCATGGCAGCGGCGACTTCATGCGGGGGCTGGTGCCCCTGCTGCCCGGTCCGCATCTGGTCGAAAACTACAGCTTCATGCTCAACGAGGGCATTTCGACCGCCGGGGCGCCACCGCTCTCCATCATGCTGCTGAATTCGCTGGTGATGGCCATTTCCATCGCCGTGGGCAAGATCGCCATCTCGATCCTCAGCGCCTATGCCATCGTGTTCTTCAAGTTCCCGTTCCGGCTGCTGGCCTTCTGGATCATCTTCATCACGCTGATGCTGCCAGTCGAAGTGCGCATCATCCCCACCTTCAAGGTGGTGGCGGATCTCGGCATGCTCAATTCCTATCCGGGCCTGATCATTCCCCTGATCGCCTCGGCTACGGCCACTTTCCTGTTCCGCCAGTTCTTCCTCACCGTGCCGGACGAATTGATGGAAGCCGCGCGCGTCGATGGTGCGGGGCCGATGAAGTTCTTCCGCGATATCCTGCTGCCGCTCAGCCGCACCAATATCGCGGCGCTCTTCGTCATCCTCTTCATCTATGGCTGGGTGCAGTATCTGTGGCCCCTGCTGGTGACCACCGACAGCCGCTACTACACCGTCGTCATGGGCATCAAGCGGCTGGCGGCCACCGCCGATTCCGAGCCGCAATGGAACTTCGTCATGGCCGCCGTGATCCTGGCCATGCTGCCCCCCGTCCTCGTCGTCATATTAATGCAGCGCCTGTTCGTTAAAGGCCTGGTCGAAACCGAGAAGTGA
- the ugpA gene encoding sn-glycerol-3-phosphate ABC transporter permease UgpA produces the protein MQAKRTIFPNKILPYMLLVPQLAVTLIFFIWPALQALKSSFEREDPFGFRTTFVWFENYRRLFIDPNYVGSLSKTAVFAFSVTVLSMSLALILAVAVNRVLRTNRLYTTLLVWPYAVAPVVVGILWWFMFNPTIGIAPYLLRAAGIDWNHRIDGTDAMILVIIAASWKQISYNFLFFVAGLQSVPQSLIEAAAIDGAGPFKRFWTIVFPLLSPTTFFLLIVNMNYAMFDTFGLIDATTQGGPAQATNILVYKVYTDGFIGLNIGSSSAQSVVLMIIVIALTAIQFRYVERRVQY, from the coding sequence ATGCAGGCCAAACGAACCATCTTTCCCAACAAGATTCTTCCCTACATGCTGCTCGTCCCGCAGCTTGCCGTTACCCTGATCTTCTTCATCTGGCCTGCCTTGCAGGCACTCAAGTCCTCCTTCGAGCGGGAAGACCCGTTCGGTTTCCGCACCACCTTCGTGTGGTTCGAGAATTATCGCCGGCTGTTCATCGACCCGAATTATGTCGGCTCGCTGAGCAAGACCGCGGTCTTTGCCTTCAGCGTGACCGTGCTGTCGATGTCGCTGGCGCTGATCCTGGCGGTTGCAGTGAACCGCGTGCTGCGCACTAACAGGCTCTACACGACCCTGCTGGTCTGGCCCTATGCCGTGGCGCCAGTCGTCGTGGGCATATTGTGGTGGTTCATGTTCAACCCCACGATCGGCATCGCCCCTTATCTGCTGCGCGCGGCAGGCATCGACTGGAACCACCGGATCGATGGCACCGATGCCATGATCCTGGTCATCATCGCCGCCAGCTGGAAGCAGATTTCGTATAATTTCTTGTTCTTCGTGGCAGGGCTACAATCGGTGCCGCAATCGCTGATCGAGGCCGCCGCCATTGATGGCGCCGGACCCTTCAAGCGTTTCTGGACCATCGTTTTCCCGCTGCTGTCGCCAACCACGTTCTTCCTGCTAATCGTCAACATGAACTACGCCATGTTCGACACGTTCGGGCTCATCGACGCCACCACCCAGGGTGGTCCGGCACAGGCGACCAATATCCTGGTCTACAAGGTTTATACCGACGGCTTCATCGGGCTGAATATCGGCTCATCCTCCGCCCAGTCCGTAGTGCTGATGATCATCGTCATCGCGCTTACCGCCATCCAGTTCCGCTATGTCGAGCGGCGTGTGCAGTATTAG